TTTGTATAGATGGGtaaataaacttgaaaattcTGATCACACAATGAGTTATCTCCAATTGTTTcaattttgagatatttgcaattataCCTAGTTAATACAAGGAAAATTATACCAAATTGGAACTCGTAGGATTGGGATGACCAGCAAGCATACCTGTAGGGTAATCTGCATGGCAATTCTTCAATTTTTCcccccacaattttttttttttttttcaagttgggGAGGCAAAATTTGGAGATTTTATTCTTAAGGAAATAGGGCGCCTGGAACTGCATCTTTTGAAGAggaaaactattttttttttttttttaattgtatgcATGCCAGTGGCCAAGCTATTGGAGATTCGCTCTACAATCGGCACATTTCACTGCAAACAAAAGAGTGACGTAGCGTAATGCCGACCCCAAAAATGTAATGCGAGCCCCCCAAACTGCATTGCATGTGGTCAACCAGGTATGTAGAGACAGAGTGTGGCGTCATATCTGTCAGAAATTAAATCGTTAACGAATTTCTCCATTATCTTGGGTGTAGAATTTTATGTGCGGGAGATGGTTTCATTGTCATTTGGTGTGTAAATGTATGGTGTATTGTAATGTTCATTACTAATAGTTGTGATACTGTCTTGTGATGTATGTCATCCTCCTTGTAGACGAGTTTTGCATTTCATTGGATCTATCCTTCGCGTCATCTCTGCTTGAAAAGGTTTCAGAAGTGACAAATACTGATTAAGAAAGCAAATCCACGAATATTATTTGTGTGTTGTCTGTCTGTGCTGTTTTACTGTCCAGATTATTTGGagctacatgtatactagtggtcttgttttgttttgtatgcatgtgtacataAAATGGGGTTGGTTCTATTTCTTTTCAATAGGCAATTACATGTAATGTCAGTATTGTCAAAACTGTACTAACCTCTGCTGGAATTTATGCTTTGTTAGCATATTTCCACTAGTCGTTGCTTCAACACTGTGATGCAGtcaatgaaatcaaatgaaacaaaacaaaacagggacCATAACTTTTCAAATGGTGTTTTGtgtaaaattgattttttttttcatgtgataGCACTGAATGAACAGCTGTGAACAGCAGGTGGTCTGTTTGAAATTCTACGTGTAAAATTACAtaaaagaaaggacaaaaggaAACAGCCATGCCCATCACAAGTATTCTGGGCACATATTTCTAATAACCAGCATTCTccatttttcttattgtttatgAATAgtgatattttcaatttttgacCTGGAGAATCAGTAGTGATTAGAATTGGCTGTCCTGGTAAAGAATTAGATGGAAGTCTTGCCCAGTAGAGGCAGGCAATATGGAGATTAAGTACATTAAAGATGGCTGTGTGAATATACTGTGCATCAGAGGTAATACGTGGTAACAACTGGTAACCCTCACACCCTAACCGTCATATATCAAGGCCCAATATTACCCAGGGTTGATATGTGAAGTTTGTCGATATGTGGAGTTTGTCATCAGATGCAATTCTTTACTATGGGACTTGGTGTCAATACACGGCAACTGCCCCTCCCAACATACAAAAAACAGTCATAATGTCgttgttgagaatgataagggcattaagttgccactaaaacCCAGTGTTCgagaccacttaacgcccttctcgtGCTCAACTGACGATGTGTAGATACAGTACTACTGTAGTGATGTGCACAATATATTATGAGTATGTGTCCATGTGGGAGGCAAAAGAACAATGCACTGTCCAGAATTTGTATGATGGCTCTTGTGTAGAATGTCTATTGTTTGTCAAGTCTCAATACGGAGTGGCGTCGTTTTGGTGTCAATGCAAGGCGGTCTCGTCACTAGGAGGTGGAGCCAAGCGAGCGTCTGACTGGTATCCATTATGAGATTTCCACAAGCTGTTCATATCATATGACATTATAACTGTGACTgtaataaaaattcatgaagaCATATCATTGAAATTTGTCTGTGACCTTCTTTTGACCATGCCTACTGTtagttgttttttaaattttttaggCTAAGTAATGCCTTCAACACTAAgttatgtttgtacatatttacataatacttaatatattatattatatattatatatatatcactctGAAtgagtgcatatatatatatatatatatatatatatatatatatatatatatatatatatatatatatatttatttatttatttattgttgtaAAATGGCTAAATGACTGACAAGACAACAGAGTTGGAATGGAAAATGAGTGCATTAGGAATGCTTCTGTTTAGACAGAGATGTGCAGATGGAAATTGTAGTTATTTTTGTAGTGCTAGAAATGCTACCATGTTCACTATGTCCCCAAAATTATTACAATCAATTTTTGgattgataactttcaaagtGATTCAACAATGTACAggtaaatgctacttcagaaAATGAGATTATAACTTCTTacctacattttgcagaaaaccccattcagtttggttaagtagtcacagagaaatgtggattgttgtaaagcatgtcatgggcctgtttcttccaagttcagcacttggatgctcttggaactgttAACACagtggacagaacttggagggaagggattcctgacaggGTCTACAAAGATCCTcctttctctttgaccactgaagcaaatcggatgggatTATCTGTaggatgtgggtaataagttatatttttcataccctgaaattgtatgtggattgattcactatttttaaagttatcgttaCGGAcagtcccgttgtatttttttttttttttttggggggggggggggcatcaggTATGTCAGCAGTTCAAGAGATGTTGAGACAACAGAAGGGTGTGATAGTGGCTGGTCATCTGTCCAGCCACACACAGTCCTAGGTCATAACCAGACTGTATGGACCCAACATCCCTGATTTGTCTCACCCCCAGTAATATTGACCATTGTTTCCACCATTGTTTCATTCCATTAATATGAAAATGCGATTTCGATCTAAAATTGATTTTACGGGCCTTTCCACCGAGGTGTTTCAGGTTTCCAAGTACTGCTATATGGCAgccaaaaatgtcaaaattttaactaatgcaaacagaaaaactgaccaaaatgaatattatttattagtggaaaatcgagcaaaaaaaaatgggatcCTGATGGGATCCCATTTTCTCTGCTCGATTTTCCACTACGTACTAAAATATTAActaaacacacactcacatacgtACACGTACCTTCCTTTCATCTCTGTATTCATACACCACgtcataatcattatatactgcaaaagtggatattttcgcacgagTAATTTTTCGGCACTCTGCCCAATAAGAtgattttcacatgtttttaataccacagaatcaagacataACATTCATGCATAACAAGCACAAATACTTGTGCCTGTATTTTTCGCGTgggtttctggttgcgcgaaatttACGAAAAATTCCACACCACgtaaatttccacttttacagtatctcttTTGTTCTGAGAGCAGCATTAAATGAAGCAGgacacctttctttttttttacattttctcgTTCATAATTTAATACTGTAGCAAATAACAAGTACTTATTTAAGgatctaccatttttttttttgagttgacacaaaattcatttttaaaatctttataTCAATCCAGCCATGTATCACAATTTATGAACACGATTTTCCTCGTCGGGAGAAAACAGAAGTATTTACAATCCATTTCAATAATTCATCACATACACAAACCACCACCAcaggagagagaaaacaaaaagaccaaaaaaaaaaataataataacaataataatctacTTTCTGTCTTGGTGGCTGAGACACACAAGTTTCTCCCCCCAAAAATGTATTTCAATAGATAATTGATTTCGAAATTCAGACAATACTGTTCCCATCCAACtatctatatattcatatatcaacAAGTCATAACATATATTGCtgattcaattttctttaatatggAGCGTATGCCTCCAACGTGAAAAGTATCGTGTGAAACTCGGTGCCCGGTCCTTTTTCTAGTGCAGTGCTGCACTATCTACATTCACATCCTGGACACGAAACAACGATTTTGACGAAAACGACCAGCTCCCGTCTGGGCTATTTTTATCCTCCCGCACAAATCggagagacagagaaaacaTTTTTCAAGATATAAATACTAAAAATTTACAATTTCCCGGAAGATAATCCATGATTTGTCATGAAGTACCTCCGTTAtctacaaaaaggaaaaaaaaaacaagtgaagAGATCAGGAGTGCATTTTGAAAGTCGTCacgaatttctcttaaaattgCACATTCAGCAGGGCCCAGATATCAAATCTTGTCATACATTTGTggcgagagaaagaaagaagtccATCCCGACTGACGCTCCCTAAAAATCACTAACGACCTTGAGCAAGACTGTTACACTTGTTCTATCTAATTCACAGAGGTGCATGATTTCGTTTACGTTCCTGCAAACTCCATACTTTACGTACCGTGTGTAACTTTACGAGGCGGTGCTATGAAAGAGATTACCAAGAAAGAATGACCGAGGCGGAGAAAGCTCGCAGGATTGGTTGAGTTGTTGCAAAGACGTCTGTCTATTCCCGTGCTTCTGTAGCCAAACATGCTTTGGGCAATACACATGTAATCACAGAATACAACGActcaaatgtttcattctgttgtCATATCTACAATCGGGCCTACACATTTTCTAGGCTCAGAATGCAAAATATTTAGactaaagagagaaaaacaactGTTCACCGATTACTCTGACCCCCACAGAATCTAAACATAAaaagattttttgtttcatacGCAACTAAACGGCCGTGAACACTGAAGCCCTACAGTAGTGGTGTCGGACGTGTACTATCCCATCTGAAAGCGGTGATAATCACTGACAATATTACAGCGCCCTCTCCAGGTCAGTTGTACCACATCCCACTTTTCAAACCATAGTCAAAGCCGGTTTAGAAAGTATGACCTGTTGATGATTAAAGCCGCTAGTTTCAGAACGTCTCATAATGAGGTGAAGTGAAACAAAAGGGAAGAAGCTCCAGTCCAAATTCAATTTCCCCACCTTATCTATCAACCCAATTGCAAATTGAATTCAGATTCAATCAAAATCACTTGTTTGCTTTCTCTGAAGGAAAGTATATCATCACTCAGCAGTGCCATGATGGGCGTCGACGTGATTGTTTGTGACAGTTTTAAGTCCAGACAACCTATCCAAAACATGTGGAACTCATGTGGACCTCCGCCGTTTGGGAAAGTTTTGCCGAGATTAAGACCAATGAAAAAACAAGCGGgccgccaaaaaaaaagaaagaaagaagaaagagaaagttgAATTACGGCCACCGGCTGACAGGGTTCTCGGACAGGAGAATGACTCCGCGGGTTGGGAGAGGAACTGAGGAGGGTGGGCAGCGGAACCGCACGGCACGGTGCGTGCGTCACACCCTCCCCGAGGGAGCGGCGATGGAGCCGCGGACTGGAGCGGGGTTCTAACTGACAACAGGAAATTGGATGCGCACAATGGGGAGAGAAGGAAGTGCTCATCTTCACAAGAGGGGAAGGCATAAAATAACTTGAGGGACAGACACGGGCTCTCCCAGATGTctatctcctccccccccccccccccccatcctatTCATCTCTACAACAAGCCACATTATCAAGAGTGACTAGGTAGCACCAGTCCACACACAGAGTAACTCCATAGTGTCTTGCAAAATCAAAGATGTacaagtactgcaaaagctgatattttcatgtacagatatttttgcgaatgaggtcacagacaattttgtgagatgttgttttcgcgatttGACACTGAGGCTTATCGCAAGTGCACTAAAATGCCTGTCTATTCGTGATATTTTCACGTTTTTAAATTCGCAGCCTAACAGTGACTGgcgatatttttgtgaaaatcaaatcctcacgaaaataacagcttttacagcaCATGTAGGGATGACACATTGTTTCAAAACTTTTATCAACGTGACAaggtcatttctttttctctttataatTCTTTTCAGATGTATCTCCCCTTTCTTTGGAATTACTGCACCCTTGGTCAAAACTTCATGTTAAACATTGCAACGGACAAAAAGTATTAAATTTGAAATGTCTTACCCACAATACCACACTTGTTATCAATCACCTAATCAAGAGACTGAACAGAACTCTATAGCAACGATTTGATTTCAACGCAACAAAGGACGGTATCTCATAAAGAATCAATCATGTCCATCTCATGAACAGGATTCAAAATGACTGAATAAGTGTGGAGGACGAAAGAAATTGAAGCAAGGACCGTATGCCACCATCGGACAGATTACCACTCTCGTCTGTGTTTCATGATGTTGATCaaataaggtaaaaaaaaaataccatgaaCACCTGGACAAACAAAGTGTTCTTCAAGTCACATGAAACCTTAATCACGTCACATGACACCTTAATTACGTCACATGATCtggaacattttcattttgtttaaatacatttatttcaaaaccgaagtatttcacatttcatttcagataACGTCTTTTGGTTAATCGCTTCCACTTCTTCATCCTTtaatttacaaaaaacaaattaacatCAGTGAGAGAAGGTGGAGCAAAAAATGTCTTCTATGAACTATAATTTTAACCACCAAATTGTGTatctatacataatatatttataaACTCATGATCACATCTCTTCTTGTGTGTTGTCTTTCTTGTCTAATTACTTCAAAAAGGAACAACAGAAACATGCTTAATGGAATGTAATTGCAATCTCCTCTTTCTCAAAGATTtggcacataaaaaaaaataaaaaacttccCCAAAAACTTTGTTTGTCATGGAtaccgtcaaaaaaaaaatgatggggtgATTTTGGGCACACTTTGTACCAATGACGGggatactttgtttttgttgttttcttactGATATATGGACGATATTCAAAGGAGCACCATTTATCTTATGCTTCAAGGGTGGATGGCATGGCTCCAGTACTAGAGACAGGTTGGTTTGGTGCTGAAATGTCAGCAGCTGTTGCCACCGCATGATGTCTCTGACCTATAGTGATGCCAACAAGTTTGATGTGCAGGTGGCATTAGCTGGTCTCAAACTCAGCTTTGCATATATTCATGATAACATCACATactaagtgggggggggggggggtgggttgtTGCAAACATGCAGAGTAAATAGATATGGCTTGCTTAACAgaatgcatgtttgtttgtttttctgcaaAGCCAGGATTATGACATATGCCATCATTGCTAAGTTACCAACCTGTATTAGAGTGTGATGTGATCTTTCTCATTGTGCACTAAAACTGCATGAACAGAAGAAACTAATGTCAAAATCCCCCCTCccgaaatttcattcattcccCTCTTCACATACAATAAATTCAGGCTGCTACCTTGAAGTTTTTTTACTTTCCACGACACAAGAGTCACCCCGTCTTCTACTTTATGTGATCAGCAAAAATGAGTTTGATTTAGTTCTGTGGAAATATCTATGTAGGAAATTAGTGCCACTCTATTTATGGTGAATCTTTACAAAACAGAATTAAAGAGTCAACTTAGAATGAGATGCATTTGTCTGATTAGGCCAAACATTCTCGCCAGCCTAGTAACATTGAGCTACTGTACACACTCTTGAGTAGGGAGtgcacacaaatatttgtgaaaaaGTTATTAACACCACTTCTAACAGCCACAATATGAGTCAATCACAACATTGACATAGAAATGTGAATATCACGTTATATTTGAAAGGCTTTCACAAGTGTCAAATTTCCACAGgttggtttgtttttctccAGTGGGTGTGTTTGCTAAAGAATGCAGTTGTCCATGACTGTTCCAAGTGCATTTGGGTGAGCCTTCTGGACTCACTCCTATCTGGAGTGTGCGTCCTTATCAGGGTTATCTTGCCCTTTCCAGGGGCGGAGTCTGCGGGCGAACTGTTCCTGGTGGCAGACTGGTGGGGTTGGTGCTGGGGGAGCCTGAGTGGCTGCGGGTCCCCAGGATTCCCAGCCCCAGGGAGGGCCCGTTGCTGGTGGCTGCCGAGGGCACCAAGGGCGGAGGGGGTGCGGACAGGGTGGAGGGGGGCGAGCTGTTCTTGTGCAAAGAGTTTGAGAAGATCGAGCTAGTCCTTGAGTAAGGGGGGATGCCCCCCATCATGGCCCTGTTGAGTGGGTTGAGGGGGTCGGCCCCTACGTGTATTAGCCGGCTACGCTCAGCATCCTCTCGCAGCACACGGTCGCGTTCCTCTAGGTAGCGGTGCATTCGCTCCTGTTCTATGTGGCGCAAGGTGGATTCCATGGCCAGGGGGTTGTCCCTCGAGAAGTCGTGGTGCTCACGCTCCCGCAGCCGGTCTGGGTGCTCGATGATGGGCCCCATCGGCTGGTGCAAGGCGGAGCGCATCAGCCGGTCTCGCTCGTACTCGCGCTCGATGCGCATCTGGTGCTCCCGCTGCAGCGCCTCCAGGCTGCCCCTCCCGAACGGGTCCCAGGGGCCCGGGAGGTGGGGGTTGGGGGGCCGCTCCATGTGGTGCAGCTGGGACATGCCAAAGGGCACGTTTGGCAAGCGGCGATCCAGGAGAGACATCATGGGACTCATGTTCATGGCAGCCTGGTGCAGCGCCATCGCGTCAGGCGGTGGCAGCCGCTCTGCCATTCTCTCTGGCATCACATCCGTTAACCGCTCAGGGATCCTCTCGGGCAGCCGCTCCGGTAACCTCTCGGAGGGCCGCTCCTTCTCCGGCTCCTTACGTTCCTCCTTGCCCGTCAGCGAGTTCACGTGCAACACATTATTAAACGCACTGTCCGACCGACTGTCGTGACTCCGCGACGCTGAATGTCTTACGTCATTACCATGGCGATTGGGGGGTGACACACGCTTCAGATCATTTGTCCTACTGTCCGAGCTGCGctcctcttttcttctctcatgGTCGCGATCATTGTCCACAGAACGCATGTGATTGAGAGTCCTTGATTCACACTCTCCGTGCCTATTGTCACGGTCTCTGTCGTTGGACCAACCATCGGTGCTTGTATGGTTCAGTGACCTTTCACCCTTATCCAAATCCTTGCGATCTCTGCagggatgaaaaaagaaaagaaatacatttatgTAATGTGACACACTTCCCAACCAGAGCAAATCTTTGCATTTCACCAAGGCACTGGGTTCAGAAGACTTCAGCAAGTTTCaccactgtaaaagtggatatttttgcatgagtaatttttcgtgctcggcTGGGTATGAcaaattcctctttttttttctattccacAGAATCAGGACATTAATTACTGGAACATATAGCATGTAAAAACATTTgcatacttttgtttttgtaatagCTTTTGtcacacaaaaatttcacaccgcgaaaatgtccactttcatAGTACGTCAATGTTATATTTACTCTGCCACAtgaacaaaatgtaaacatacaGACTTTACAGAATACCTCTGCCAACATTTTTCATTAATTACATGTAGCGTGCCTACATGCAGGCCAACTTGTGCAGTCCTTTTACAGTATGTTGCGCAGATAATGACAATTGCTAGACATACCACAAACATCCCAAGCTACTGCTACAGTATTAATGGCACAATATGACAATATCTGAAATTCTTTTGTcttggaaataaaaaaacaaacaaacaaacagagaagaAGATCGGAGAAGGAAAAGCAAGCttgaatccattttttttttccagtatgcTGCCATCTACGTACATCATAAATGGAACAGTGCCCTTGCGTGCCCAATATTCAAAACACAAAGACACTGAGAAATGCTACAGAGACAAAAACAACCAAGCTGATGGAAACAGTGTGTGTGCCTCATTATCAGCTACAGTGACAAATTGCTCACTTGGGAGGCCGTGTCTCCGGCTCACAGCTCCCCTGGGGTGGGACAGTGACTGACATGAGCCACAGGGGTggggggtggtggtgggggggggggaatgatggagtgggggtggggtggggtgaaTACATGAATCAGCGAAGGCCAGATTCATTGCAGCTCCTCACAGTAAGGCAAGGGAGAGGGGTAGGTCGAGTGATACGTGAGAACACACCACTGGTCAGAGACAGGTGGATTAATGTGACATTCCGTGCATACTTCATGAAAACAGGTGACCCTCTCTTGAGGACGGAGTGACCGTGCGGCAACACTCGTCTATAACTGACCCGTCTGTATGGGCAAGGAACAATTGTTGGCTCAGTGCTAAATTTCCCTTCAAACCAAGCGAATGTCTGCTACACAACATAGCTAGTGAGCTAAAACTGGCTCAACCAACCCGACCAAATCCATGGTTAACAAATGCACGGTGACTTCATCATTCAACAAAGCAAATTCTTGAGGCAAatgataatttcacatcattttcacTGACAAGTCACTTTAAATATGTAGGACTACTAATGACTGAATTATCAACCTGTGTGCGATCTTCAACGGCTATTCAAAAACaccttctttgtgtgtgtgtgtgtgtgtgtacttgaaTGTGCTTCCCATCAGATTTTTAAAGAGCTCTTTAATTGACACCAAGTATGAAGAATTAATTGGGTAGGCGACTAATGAGTTAATGGTCCCTTGTTGACAGAGGTCCTTCCAGAAAGTTAATTTAGCGGCGAGGTGACTGAAAACATAACCAAACCGTGTGTGATGATAACAATCAAATTGAAAGTGACTCCTCCGGAAGAGGGATAAACTCAGTTAAACTGCCCACTGCAACGGAGGAAATTGGTCATCCACCTTGTCCCTCTTACACCCCACACACATGGTCATGGCTTACTGCTTGCGTTCTgatatttctcaaaaaaaagAGTATCTTTCCTGTGTACTTAATTGCCATTTACACATCCATCTCATTACAACGTATCCTCTGCCCATCCGATCCTCCAAATTAGATTTCTAGCTCTCTCATACTTTGCGTCCTCATTACGAGGCCCGTTCTCAGTCCCCCCACCTCCCCATCTATCGTCTCCACAATGCATACACAGTGAAATTTGTCTTTTATCTCCCTTTCTCggaatctctttctctcccttatTCATATTTTCCCCCTTCCCTCTGTGCCCGATGCCATATTGGAGCCAAAATTAGCACAGGAAGGCGCGAAATGAAAGACGTCTTATGCGTGTGAGAACGCTTTCCCATCCATCTAATTTGTGCTTCCCCATCCCACCCacccccattccccccccccccccaaaccccTCTCAAAGCCTCAGAAATTATAATCTTGCAGTCAATATTAGTGGTTTCACTTCCTGGAAGAAGCCTCTGTTGGTTTCCCCCTGTTGGTAATGCACTCTGTCCGCCCAGACTGAAGAAGAAGCTTGGAAAATAGTACTAATAAAAACTGCTCTGCATCCTCAGTTCTCGACTGAAATTTTTGACTTATTGCGAGTGTGTCACCACTTGATAGAAGGCTTAACACACCGAGTCCTGGGGTAATTTTGCTGCAGAAATGACCATCTTAATGTCATCAAATAggcaactctgaatttgacAGTGTATCTTACATTTGGAGAGAGAGATTAGAT
Above is a window of Diadema setosum chromosome 4, eeDiaSeto1, whole genome shotgun sequence DNA encoding:
- the LOC140226963 gene encoding uncharacterized protein isoform X3, translated to MSVGPPPYLRQETHMHQHMHQHQHTHQHSFLPPAPLGATAAPGLVPAGPAAAAHITRDAERLRQQAIRHPSSRPILKLGMGVPPGMNAMFPPTSLPGGFGSGAHGAFQPKKPGKWCAAHVNVAWLIYHHQQKAKVDAQKDPLKQDAFLGKPGGPHIFSPPRPPDLHLQSNIFSHSAPGTPLSLQGTPHHPTFLPSGPQLGLPPMPRPSSYGPATLGFPLGGPNTALSANMFNGRESIGLPSLASPHQGQWGRLHRTPPGFPVVPGVPPGTWAKPEPERPKDGFPFGLERERDRLKDEEREREREREREREREREREREREREREREKDRERDRDRKDLDKGERSLNHTSTDGWSNDRDRDNRHGECESRTLNHMRSVDNDRDHERRKEERSSDSRTNDLKRVSPPNRHGNDVRHSASRSHDSRSDSAFNNVLHVNSLTGKEERKEPEKERPSERLPERLPERIPERLTDVMPERMAERLPPPDAMALHQAAMNMSPMMSLLDRRLPNVPFGMSQLHHMERPPNPHLPGPWDPFGRGSLEALQREHQMRIEREYERDRLMRSALHQPMGPIIEHPDRLREREHHDFSRDNPLAMESTLRHIEQERMHRYLEERDRVLREDAERSRLIHVGADPLNPLNRAMMGGIPPYSRTSSIFSNSLHKNSSPPSTLSAPPPPLVPSAATSNGPSLGLGILGTRSHSGSPSTNPTSLPPGTVRPQTPPLERAR
- the LOC140226963 gene encoding uncharacterized protein isoform X1; its protein translation is MSVGPPPYLRQETHMHQHMHQHQHTHQHSFLPPAPLGATAAPGLVPAGPAAAAHITRDAERLRQQAIRHPSSRPILKLGMGVPPGMNAMFPPTSLPGGFGSGAHGAFQPKSWPDGGLPLPRLDSRVTKPLMKKPGKWCAAHVNVAWLIYHHQQKAKVDAQKDPLKQDAFLGKPGGPHIFSPPRPPDLHLQSNIFSHSAPGTPLSLQGTPHHPTFLPSGPQLGLPPMPRPSSYGPATLGFPLGGPNTALSANMFNGRESIGLPSLASPHQGQWGRLHRTPPGFPVVPGVPPGTWAKPEPERPKDGFPFGLERERDRLKDEEREREREREREREREREREREREREREREKDRERDRDRKDLDKGERSLNHTSTDGWSNDRDRDNRHGECESRTLNHMRSVDNDRDHERRKEERSSDSRTNDLKRVSPPNRHGNDVRHSASRSHDSRSDSAFNNVLHVNSLTGKEERKEPEKERPSERLPERLPERIPERLTDVMPERMAERLPPPDAMALHQAAMNMSPMMSLLDRRLPNVPFGMSQLHHMERPPNPHLPGPWDPFGRGSLEALQREHQMRIEREYERDRLMRSALHQPMGPIIEHPDRLREREHHDFSRDNPLAMESTLRHIEQERMHRYLEERDRVLREDAERSRLIHVGADPLNPLNRAMMGGIPPYSRTSSIFSNSLHKNSSPPSTLSAPPPPLVPSAATSNGPSLGLGILGTRSHSGSPSTNPTSLPPGTVRPQTPPLERAR
- the LOC140226963 gene encoding uncharacterized protein isoform X2 gives rise to the protein MSVGPPPYLRQETHMHQHMHQHQHTHQHSFLPPAPLGATAAPGLVPAGPAAAAHITRDAERLRQQAIRLGMGVPPGMNAMFPPTSLPGGFGSGAHGAFQPKSWPDGGLPLPRLDSRVTKPLMKKPGKWCAAHVNVAWLIYHHQQKAKVDAQKDPLKQDAFLGKPGGPHIFSPPRPPDLHLQSNIFSHSAPGTPLSLQGTPHHPTFLPSGPQLGLPPMPRPSSYGPATLGFPLGGPNTALSANMFNGRESIGLPSLASPHQGQWGRLHRTPPGFPVVPGVPPGTWAKPEPERPKDGFPFGLERERDRLKDEEREREREREREREREREREREREREREREKDRERDRDRKDLDKGERSLNHTSTDGWSNDRDRDNRHGECESRTLNHMRSVDNDRDHERRKEERSSDSRTNDLKRVSPPNRHGNDVRHSASRSHDSRSDSAFNNVLHVNSLTGKEERKEPEKERPSERLPERLPERIPERLTDVMPERMAERLPPPDAMALHQAAMNMSPMMSLLDRRLPNVPFGMSQLHHMERPPNPHLPGPWDPFGRGSLEALQREHQMRIEREYERDRLMRSALHQPMGPIIEHPDRLREREHHDFSRDNPLAMESTLRHIEQERMHRYLEERDRVLREDAERSRLIHVGADPLNPLNRAMMGGIPPYSRTSSIFSNSLHKNSSPPSTLSAPPPPLVPSAATSNGPSLGLGILGTRSHSGSPSTNPTSLPPGTVRPQTPPLERAR